Genomic window (Chloroflexota bacterium):
TGGCATTGCCACAGCGCGGTCCTGGCCGAAGGATATCGTACCGCCGATATTATGGAGGAGGGCGAACACCTGGTGGGGACAGGGGCGATGGGAAGCCTGATCGCTGAGGAGGTGAGGGGAAACATATGACGACCAAGGTAATACTCTACGATACCACTCTTCGTGATGGGGCCCAACGTGAGGGTATCTCCTTCTCGGTAGAGGATAAGGTAAAGATCGCCCGGAGCCTGGATGAATTAGGCATTCACTATATTGAGGGGGGCTGGCCCGGTTCGAATCCAAAGGATAGTGAATTCTTCGCGAAGGCCCGCCATCTGCACCTGAGTACGGCCAAGCTGGCCGCCTTCGGTAGCACGCGACGTCCTCATATAAGGGCTGAGGATGATGGGCAGCTGCGTGCCCTTCTTGCGGCGAAGACGCCAACCATCACTCTGGTCGGCAAGAGTTGGGATTTTCAGGCAAGGAAGGTACTCAGCACCAGCCTCGAAGAGAACCTCCACATGATCGCTGATTCGATCGCCTTTCTGAAGGCGCAGGGGCGGGAGGTCTTCTTCGATGCCGAGCATTTCTTCGACGGATATCGTAGTAACCAGGACTACGCTGTGAGCTGTCTCCTGGCCGCCGAAAAGGCAGGGGCAGACTGCTTGGTGCTCTGCGATACCAATGGTGGTACGCTTTCCCAGCAGATCGCTGCGGTGGTCGCTGAGGTGAAGAAAAGGGTGAGTGTGCCACTCGGCATCCATGCTCATAACGATGCTGAGGTAGCAGTCGCTAATACCCTGGCTGCGGTAGAGCAGGGGGTTGTCCAGGTGCAGGGGACGATAAATGGCTACGGTGAGCGCTGTGGCAATGCCAATCTGTGTTCTATAATCCCCAACCTGAAGCTAAAGATGGGCATTGACTGCATCAGTGATGAACAGCTGCAGAAATTGACCGAAATCTCTCGTTACGTCAGTGAGGTGGCTAATCTGATTCACGATTCTCATCTGCCCTACGTTGGGGAGAGCGCTTTTGCCCATAAGGCTGGACTGCACGTTGACGCGGTGATGAAAGCTACCGAAGCCTATGAGCATGTGCCTTGCCAGGTGGTGGGCAATGAGCGGCGTATCCTGATCTCGGAGCTGGCGGGGAAGAGCAACATACTCTATAAGGTTCAACGCTTTGGCGTCGATCTCACTGGGCAGACGGCCGAGGTGCGCGACCTGGTGGAGCGCATTAAGGATCTGGAGAGCAAGGGCTTTCGCTTTGAGGATGCGGAGGCCTCTTTTGAGCTCCTGGTGCGGCGGGCTCAGCCGGACTATCAGCCCCCCTTCCAGCTTCTCGATTTACTCGTCCTGGTGGAGCAGCGTAAAGGGAGCGATATCCTCGCTGAGGCCACGGTCAAGATTAAGGTCAGGGATGAAACGATGCACACAGCGGCCGAGGGCAATGGACCAGTGAACGCCCTTGACAGGGCAATGCGCAAAGCCTTATTGCAGAGCTATCCTGAGGTTGCCCGCATCCGTCTGGTAGATTACAAGGTGAGGGTTCTGGACGATAGGCAAGGCACCGGAGCCACCGTGCGGGTATCCATCCAATCCACTGATGGACAGGAAACGTGGAACACGGTGGGCAGCTCGACCAATATCATTGAGGCGAGTATGTATGCCTTGGTTGATAGTTTGGAGTACCCTTTGGTAAAATGGGGTCGCTATGAATCTTGATGAGCTTCGCCAAAGGATAGATGACATTGATCAGCAAATTGTGGCCTTGCTGAACGCCCGGGCGGAGTTGTCTCTCCAGATCGGGGCTGTCAAATCGGACAATGAGGTCAACATCTATGTTCCGGAGCGGGAGAGGCGGGTCTATGATAACGTCTTCCAGGCTAATCAAGGCCCACTCAGCAAGGAAGCCATCAGGGAGATTTATGGCTCGATCCTCTCCGCTTCTCGTGCTCTCCAGCGCCCGTTGCGTGTGGCTTATCTTGGTCCGGCGGCCACTTTCACGCATGAAGCGGCTAAGCGTCGCTTTGGCACAGCTGTTGAGTTCCTGCCAGCCAGGAGCATCGCCGAGGTCTTCTCAGAGACGGAAAAAGGTGAATCTGATTACGGCGTAGTGCCGGTAGAGAACTCCATTGAGGGGGTAGTGACACACACTCTGGATATGTTCGTTGACTCAGAGCTGAAGATCTGTGCGGAGGTGTTGCTTGCTGTCTCTCACCATCTCCTTGGCAAAGGCTGCTTGGCCGATATTCGGAAGGTTTGTTCCCATCCCCAGGCCATCGCTCAATCGAGGGGTTGGTTACAGGAGCATCTGCCCTCGGTGGAATTGGTAGAGGTGGCCAGCACGGCTAGGGCGGCAGAGATGGCCGTTCTCGATCCTACCATTGCTGCTATCGGCACCGAGTCGGCCGCGGATCTCTATGGATTAAATATCCTTGAGAGCCATATTGAGGATAGCGCCTCCAATATCACTCGTTTCTTGGTTATCGGACGGCAGATGAGCCAGCGTAGTGGCGATGACAGGACGGCCATCATGTTTTCCATCAGGGATAGAGTGGGAGCCCTCCACGACACCCTGGAGATATTCTTGAAGTATGGCATAAACCTGACCAAGATCGAATCTCGCCCCTCCAAGCGCAAGCTGTGGGACTACATCTTCTTTGTTGATCTAGTTGGCCACCCTGATGATGAGCATGTGGCCGCAGCCTTGAACGAACTCAGTCGTGAATGTGTCTTCGTTAAGGTCTTGGGCGCCTGGCCCCAGGAGTAGTAAAGGCCCGCCTCCCC
Coding sequences:
- the cimA gene encoding citramalate synthase; translation: MTTKVILYDTTLRDGAQREGISFSVEDKVKIARSLDELGIHYIEGGWPGSNPKDSEFFAKARHLHLSTAKLAAFGSTRRPHIRAEDDGQLRALLAAKTPTITLVGKSWDFQARKVLSTSLEENLHMIADSIAFLKAQGREVFFDAEHFFDGYRSNQDYAVSCLLAAEKAGADCLVLCDTNGGTLSQQIAAVVAEVKKRVSVPLGIHAHNDAEVAVANTLAAVEQGVVQVQGTINGYGERCGNANLCSIIPNLKLKMGIDCISDEQLQKLTEISRYVSEVANLIHDSHLPYVGESAFAHKAGLHVDAVMKATEAYEHVPCQVVGNERRILISELAGKSNILYKVQRFGVDLTGQTAEVRDLVERIKDLESKGFRFEDAEASFELLVRRAQPDYQPPFQLLDLLVLVEQRKGSDILAEATVKIKVRDETMHTAAEGNGPVNALDRAMRKALLQSYPEVARIRLVDYKVRVLDDRQGTGATVRVSIQSTDGQETWNTVGSSTNIIEASMYALVDSLEYPLVKWGRYES
- the pheA gene encoding prephenate dehydratase → MNLDELRQRIDDIDQQIVALLNARAELSLQIGAVKSDNEVNIYVPERERRVYDNVFQANQGPLSKEAIREIYGSILSASRALQRPLRVAYLGPAATFTHEAAKRRFGTAVEFLPARSIAEVFSETEKGESDYGVVPVENSIEGVVTHTLDMFVDSELKICAEVLLAVSHHLLGKGCLADIRKVCSHPQAIAQSRGWLQEHLPSVELVEVASTARAAEMAVLDPTIAAIGTESAADLYGLNILESHIEDSASNITRFLVIGRQMSQRSGDDRTAIMFSIRDRVGALHDTLEIFLKYGINLTKIESRPSKRKLWDYIFFVDLVGHPDDEHVAAALNELSRECVFVKVLGAWPQE